The genomic interval CATGTACGCCTCGGCCATGGTCCTGTGGGCCAGCCCCAGGTTCGGGCCCGCGTTGCGCTTCAGCTGGACGCCCCGGCGTACGGCGAGGTCGGTGTAGTAGTCCCACAGGTGCTGCTGGGCGCCGAGGCACTCCATGGCCTTGCGCTTGGTCTCCCAGACCTCGGTGATGTCGAGGAGGACCTCGGGCCTGAAGCCGCTCATCTCGGGCTGGTGGGGCTCGAAGTAGAAGACCGGCGGGGCGCCGATGATCTCGCCCTCGCCCGGATAGCCGATGGCCTGCGCGAGGATCCGGGCCTGAAGCGCCAGGCGGTTCGCGGCCGGGTGGTCGCCGTTGTACGGGTCCTCGACCGGGTGGGTGAGCACGACGTCGGGCTGGGTGGCCCGGTAGACCTCGACGAGTCGGTCGGTCAACTCGGCGGTGGTGACCAGCGGGTAGTCGCCTGCGTCGAAGAAACGGACCTCGGCGCCGAGAGTGGCGGCGGCGCGCTCGGCCTCGTCCCGGCGTATCGCCTTGATCTCGTCGAGCTTCCTGCCCTCGCGCCAGGCCTTCGCGGACTCCCCGCGCTCGCCGAAGGTCAGACAGGCGACGGTGACCTTCTCGCCCCGGGAGGCGGCCAGGGCGATGGCGCCGCCCGCCCGCCACACGAAGTCCCCGGCATGCGCGGTGATCACAAGGGTCGAACGGGCAGGGGCGGGCGCGCCTGACTGCGTCATTGCTGAAATCTCCTTGGAGTGGGCAGGTTCGCGCCCGCCTCGCGCGGCTCAGTCGCGCAACGCCTCGATCACACTGGCGAGGTGGGCACGGACGGCCTTCTCGGCCGCCTGCGGGTCCCTGGCCCTGATCGTCTCGATCATCGCCAGATGCTCGTTCAGGGAGTGCTGCGGGCGTCCCGGCCTCAGCGCCAACTGGAAGCGGTGGCGTACCAGTTGGGCGTTGAGCCGCTCCAGCAGATCCACGGCGGTCTGCTGGCCGGAGAACTCCCGCACCTTGGTGTGCAGTTCCTGGTTGAGCTCGGAGTAGGTCACCGGCTCGCCGTCGGCCACGGCCTTGGTCATCGCCGTGCCCAGCTCGGTCAGTTCGGCGAGCTGCTCGTCGCTGGCCAGGGTCGCCGCCTTGGCCGCGCACAGCCCTTCGAGCACCATGCGGCACTCGGTGATGGCGACCGCCTCCTCGACGGTCACCACCCGCACCCGGGAACCCCGGTTGCGGATCCGCTCGACGAGGCCCTGGGCCTCCAGATCGATGAGTGCCGCCCGGATGCTGGCCCGTGTCACACCGAACTGCTCGGCGAGCTCGTTCTCCACCAGCCGCTGCGCCGGTGCCATCTCGCCGTGCAGGATCGCCTGCCGCAGCTGCGCGAACGCGTGCCGCTTGGCCTGCTCCCCGGTGCTCGGACGGGCTTCTTTCGGCATCGTTGCCCTCCCTGAGTGAGTGCCTGTCGAACGTAAATCTAGCCAGACAACATTGTCAACAATTTTGTCCGCTGTATTGGTGGGCGGCCGGTGGTTGGTCTACGGCGACCGGCGGGAGGTGATGGGGAAGGCAAGCGGGTGCCGGCCGGACGTCGCCCACCAAAGCCATCGGCAGCCATCGATCGACGCAACAGCTGGACCCGCCTACTTGATCACCGCGTTCGCCACCACGACCACCACGCCCAGCATCGCGTCCCCCACCCCGATGCTGACCGCGGCCGGCCACGAGCGATGTGACCAGCGGGCCGTGACCAGGCCGAGGGTGAACAGGAGGGTGATGTTGAGGGCGAAGGCCGGGTACTCGACGCCCTTCGCGGGCCACCAGCCCCAGCCGGCGCCGATCAGGACGACGCCCGTGGGCAGGACGGCCGCGACCAGGGGCCACTCGTCGGCCAGCGTGCGCAGGGCGTCCCAGCGGCGGTGCGGGGCGCGCTCGGCGATGTAGTGGGCGTAGCCGTGCGCGAGCGCGGAGGCGAGGGCGGTGACCAGGAGCCACGCGGCGTCGTAGCGGCGGCTGTCCCGGGAGGTGTGCCCGTACTGGGTGAGCGCGGCGACCATGGAGCAGGCCAGGACCGAGCCGTAGACGCCGCCGAACAGCACGGCCTCGCGGGTGTCGTGCTGCTGCGGCCGGGACGCGGCAGCCTCGGTGTCGGCCATGCCCTCCACGATCACCCGGACCGCGAGGTGCCGCCAGTTCGCGACGGAGTGTCCGCCCACCTGCGCCGGCACTGCGCACACTGTCGACGGACGGGCCGGGAACGATCTCGCTAGGGTCGCCTCATGGACCACAGCTTCGTACTGCACATCCCCGACGCCGAGCTCGAATCCGAGCCCCTCGCCCGCGAGCAGATCGTCTCCGGGACGCCCGAGGTGACCGGGAAGGTGGTGTGGGAGTCGCAGGACGGGCGTCAGCTCCGGGGTATCTGGCAGATCACGCCGGGCGTCGTCACCGACACGGAGGCGGACGAGCTGTTCGTCGTCATCAGCGGCTCGGCGACCATCGAGGTCGAGGGCGGGCCGACGTTGAACGTGGGGCCAGGCGACATGGCCGTACTGCGCGAGGGCGACCGTACGACGTGGACGGTGCACGAGACGCTGCGGAAGGCGTACGCGATCAACCTCTGACCGCCGTCACTGTCCCTCCGGCGGGGCCGCCGTCGTCCCCCGGACCTCAAGGACCGGCGTCGCGAGATCCGTACGCCCCGCTCCCCCGCGCCCCTCGAACCGGTCGAGCAGACAGCGTGCCGCGCGGCGGCCGACCTCGTGGCTGGCGTTGTCGACGGTGGTGAGCCAGACGTGGCGCAGCCGGGCGATGCTGGTGTTGTCGTAGCCGACGACGGACAGGTCGCGCGGGACGGTCAGGCCCAGTTCCTCGGCGGCCGACACCGCGCCGATCGCGGCGATGTCGTTGACGGCGAAGACGGCGGTCGGCCGGTCGGGGCGGCTCAGCAGCCGGACCGTCGTGCGGTAGCCGCCTTCCTCGGTCATGTCGCTCGGTTCGACGACCGCTTCCCCGGCGAGGCCGTGCGCCCGCATCGTCGCCTCGAAGCTG from Streptomyces sp. CC0208 carries:
- a CDS encoding PIG-L deacetylase family protein, giving the protein MTQSGAPAPARSTLVITAHAGDFVWRAGGAIALAASRGEKVTVACLTFGERGESAKAWREGRKLDEIKAIRRDEAERAAATLGAEVRFFDAGDYPLVTTAELTDRLVEVYRATQPDVVLTHPVEDPYNGDHPAANRLALQARILAQAIGYPGEGEIIGAPPVFYFEPHQPEMSGFRPEVLLDITEVWETKRKAMECLGAQQHLWDYYTDLAVRRGVQLKRNAGPNLGLAHRTMAEAYMRPYPQIAKELA
- a CDS encoding GntR family transcriptional regulator → MPKEARPSTGEQAKRHAFAQLRQAILHGEMAPAQRLVENELAEQFGVTRASIRAALIDLEAQGLVERIRNRGSRVRVVTVEEAVAITECRMVLEGLCAAKAATLASDEQLAELTELGTAMTKAVADGEPVTYSELNQELHTKVREFSGQQTAVDLLERLNAQLVRHRFQLALRPGRPQHSLNEHLAMIETIRARDPQAAEKAVRAHLASVIEALRD
- a CDS encoding cupin domain-containing protein; this translates as MDHSFVLHIPDAELESEPLAREQIVSGTPEVTGKVVWESQDGRQLRGIWQITPGVVTDTEADELFVVISGSATIEVEGGPTLNVGPGDMAVLREGDRTTWTVHETLRKAYAINL